AAACCCAGGCTGGCAAGGGAGCGCTCAGTTCTGCACACCCGCTGAACGTCGGCGGGATTGGCGAAACCGGTTCACTGGCGGCGAATCTGCTGGCGCAGGAGGCCGATCTGATTATCGGTGTAGGGACGCGCTATACCGATTTCACCACCTCCTCAAAGTGGATCTTCCAGAATCCCGACGTGCGCTACTTAAATATCAACGTTAGCCGCTTTGATGTCTTCAAGCTGGATGGCGTACAGATGCAGGGTGACGCTCGCGTCGCCCTGACGCAGCTTAGCGAACGGCTGGCCCAGGAGCATTATGCTTCGCAATGGGGTGAGACTATTCACCGCGTCCGCTCGCAATATATGGCGGAAGTTGAGCGCGTCTATGCTGTGGAATATAGCGGAGAGGGCTTCAAACCTGAAATTGAGGATCATATGGATACTCAAAAGGTGTTTGAAGAGTTTAATGAGATTACGCGGTCGTGGCTGACCCAGACGCGCGTGTTGGGTGTGCTTAACCGGATGTTGCCGGAAAACGCGCTGGTGGTGGCGGCGGCGGGCAGCCTGCCGGGCGACCTCCAGCGTGTCTGGCAAAGCCGCGGCGAGAATGATTACCACGTCGAGTACGGCTACTCCTGTATGGGCTACGAAGTCAATGCCGCATTGGGGGCCAAACTGGCGCAGCCGGAGCGCGAGGTGTACAGCTTCGTGGGCGACGGTTCGTTCATGATGCTGCACTCTGAGTTGGTCACTTCCGTCCAGATGGGGAAAAAGATTACCGTCATTTTGCTCGATAACATGACCAACGGCTGTATCAATAATCTGCAAATGGAACACGGTATGGACAGTTACTTCACCGAGTTTCGTTTCCATCAGCAGGAGAGCGGTCGTCAGGAAGGCGGGTTTATCCCGGTCGATTTCGCTCGCATCGCTGAAGGATATGGTTGTAAAAGCTATCGCGTCACCACCATTGAACAACTGCATGAAGCGTTGGAAGATGCTCGTAAACAGACCGTGAGCACGCTGATAGACATAAAAGTGCTTCCCAAAACGATGGTGCATAAGTACCTGAGCTGGTGGCGCGTTGGTGGGGCGCAGGTATCCCGTAGCGAACGTATCCAGGCGGTAGCGCGTATGCTTGAAGAACATATCGGACAGGCCCGGCAGTACTGATTAATTTGCCGTCGTTCAGGTTGCAGAAGTGTGGTTATTGTTCTGCAACCTGAACGATACAGCGTCAACGCATTGTTTGCTTTTCAGAACGGCAAAATAAAACGATCCGTTTTTCGCAGAACTACGGATGCTTTTCTTTTGCGGTTTTAAATTTACTATTCATGAGATTAAGAGGTACGAATGAAAAAGCTTCGATGTGGTGTTATTGGCCTCGGTCGGGTAGGTAAAATGCATGTTGAGAATATGTATTTACTGCCTCAATTAGATATTATCTGCGCCGCCGATTATTTTATTGAGGAGATGAGCGATTGGCTTTATTCGGTAAATATAACTTCAGGGTATAAAAATTATCAGGAACTTTTACAGCGTGATGATATAGAGGCAGTTTTTATTTTCACCTCAACGGATATGCACGAAGAGATCGTCACGGCGGCAGCGCAGGCGGGGAAGCACATTTTTTGTGAAAAACCGCTCAGCATGAATGAGGATGAGCAGGCCTCAATGGCGGTGCTGAGAAAAGTGAAAGAGAAGGGGGTGACGCTGCAGGTTGCCTTTAATCGCCGTTTTG
This DNA window, taken from Salmonella enterica subsp. enterica serovar Typhimurium str. LT2, encodes the following:
- a CDS encoding putative thiamine pyrophosphate-requiring enzyme (similar to E. coli glyoxylate carboligase (AAC73609.1); Blastp hit to AAC73609.1 (593 aa), 33% identity in aa 421 - 539) produces the protein MAEVERVYAVEYSGEGFKPEIEDHMDTQKVFEEFNEITRSWLTQTRVLGVLNRMLPENALVVAAAGSLPGDLQRVWQSRGENDYHVEYGYSCMGYEVNAALGAKLAQPEREVYSFVGDGSFMMLHSELVTSVQMGKKITVILLDNMTNGCINNLQMEHGMDSYFTEFRFHQQESGRQEGGFIPVDFARIAEGYGCKSYRVTTIEQLHEALEDARKQTVSTLIDIKVLPKTMVHKYLSWWRVGGAQVSRSERIQAVARMLEEHIGQARQY
- a CDS encoding putative thiamine pyrophosphate-requiring enzyme (similar to E. coli acetolactate synthase I, valine-sensitive, large subunit (AAC76694.1); Blastp hit to AAC76694.1 (562 aa), 27% identity in aa 26 - 326, 34% identity in aa 12 - 126), translating into MKTIRLTMAQALVRFLDNQYIDVDGSEIKFVKGIFAIFGHGNVVGLGQALEEDCGQLSVHQGRNEQGMAHIATGFARQMRRHQIYACTSSVGPGAANMITAAATATANRIPLLLLPGDVYASRQPDPVLQQVEQEHDLTLSTNDAFRAVSRYWDRITRPEQLMSACISAMRVLTDPADTGAVTLCLPQDVQGEAWDYPDYFFARRVYRLERHAPTEPMLNEAVALIRRHQRPLIVCGGGVKYSQAEEALLRFAERCHLPIAETQAGKGALSSAHPLNVGGIGETGSLAANLLAQEADLIIGVGTRYTDFTTSSKWIFQNPDVRYLNINVSRFDVFKLDGVQMQGDARVALTQLSERLAQEHYASQWGETIHRVRSQYMAEVERVYAVEYSGEGFKPEIEDHMDTQKVFEEFNEITRSWLTQTRVLGVLNRMLPENALVVAAAGSLPGDLQRVWQSRGENDYHVEYGYSCMGYEVNAALGAKLAQPEREVYSFVGDGSFMMLHSELVTSVQMGKKITVILLDNMTNGCINNLQMEHGMDSYFTEFRFHQQESGRQEGGFIPVDFARIAEGYGCKSYRVTTIEQLHEALEDARKQTVSTLIDIKVLPKTMVHKYLSWWRVGGAQVSRSERIQAVARMLEEHIGQARQY